The genomic stretch CCAAAATAGACAGACGTGAAATATATCTGTATCCCTATTCATGGTAGTAGGACCTcaatatttgatttgtttcattttatatgcTCCCTCACATCACTTTggtgtaatttctttctttcttttttttctttttggtgtaatTTCTTTACAATATTTTCTAGAAGgtctaatttattaaattatacttCAGAAACTTTTCTCAGTGGaaagaataacagaaaaagaTTCAGGACACCCCTCCAAAAAATACCTATTGGTTTAATGGTCGGATTCTAGTTAATAGTTGTTGCtgtggagtttttgtttttcttttattaaaaaaaaattgtttttaattgtcttttgaatgttttttttgaAAGTTACCAATTTTATGACTTGATTTCAGGCAAGTTACAAGCACTCGAATAAAGAGATAGCCTCAACTATCATTTGCAAAGCACAatctagttaaaaataatttcagaccATATTCTTTAATTGGGgacataaaataacaaatgagatCTTCCAACacagataaaaattcaaaaataaattataactgtGGGCTAAAACataatattaaaggaaaagaaagccttTTTGTCAGCACCCAAATAATTCCTCCTCTGTATACAATGACACAAAAGCATTTTCAGCTTTCAGGTTTCGACAAATCCTGTTGTAACAACAACTCCCTCCCTTCCCCGCCTCTCCTTTCTTAATTCTCCCACAGCTCAAAAAATGAGATGGAGAACCTGGTATTTATCTTCTAGCACCATCAGCAATTTCTACCTCCGATTTCCATGGTGCTCTTTATCTGCAAGTTTACTTGTTGGAGCTTTGTCACTAATACTCAGAAGCTGTGAGATGAGCCTCATGTGTGTAGCTTCTCCTCATCATACAGCTAATTTGAAGACAACTGACAGAAGGGAGTTAAGACACTGAAGGCTACTGGCAAAAAGGTATGGAAAATGAGAAGCTTCTATAACGCTCAGAAACATAGAGACCTTTAAGGATTCATTTAGCTTGAATTAGAAGCtgtaaatctgttttttaaatttttgttataaataaatCTTGTCTGCAAAACTGACTTTACGTTTTAATGAAATCCATTCCAGACTTTCTGTTGgcaaatagttaaaaaaattaacattcataGTTCTGTTCTGTGTGCAGTCAGTATGTTTTAAAACTATAAGAGACTTCTCTATTTGGAACTAAGTTTTTACCTGTGACCCCATTGCTTCTGCTTACTTTCAGAGcatttcaccaccaccaccaccagcgaAACAAAGTATGCTTTTATTCTGCATCAGATAGAAATTGAGAGAACAGGCCACAAACTGTATCATACTTGTggctggaaaggaaaaaaaaagacttcataaCAATAGCTAAGATGCCAGTATATTTttacaaaggaacagaatagTGACTTTCATTGTGGAGGACAAATTCTTTCTGCATAAGTTCTCTGTGCagaagaaagcatttaaaatccAATATTCAACAGTAAGCGAGCACTATGCGAACTGAATGCAATGTCATATTGTTTACGCTGATTTTGGCTGTCTGTAATTTATCACTGCCAGTACTTGTTAATTAAGATGAACAAGCTGTCTGCAAGCCTGAATTAcactgaaatttataaaatgtattggTTAATGGGAAGAAAAAGGTTATAATTGGGAAGCTGAGCATAGACTGATCAACACATAAAGGTTACTCAAccacagtaagaaaaaaagagaaatgagatgcTCTTAGAGAATGTTAACAGCAATCTCGACGTTGAGGAAACTCTAAGCTGAAAATGGTCTGGGAAGGCAGTAATTTAGTGAACTGGCTGGAGTCTGAAATGTTAAAACCCAAACCTGAAAACAGCTATTACGAAACTATAAGCacgcttcatttttttctagaatctTTAACTTCTATTTTGGTCTCAGAtatgaaaagaaatttggaaaacagaaaagaaatgaactatatGGTTGCACACAAAGCCTAAGTACTCTGATGTGTATATCAATCTGAtacttaagaatttaaaatttcaggaaaacCTCCCCTAAAATTGTTGCATTTTAAGACTgcaaacaaaaatagaacaagGGAATTTAGACAGCCCAGGGTTTTAACTTCTTAGAGAACCAATGTTTTAACTACGTTAAGTATGTACTTTTAATACAGGCATAGATTAGAATTACTTCAGATATTTTATAGAAGCCAGGCATCAACCTCCTTGCGTGAGTCTATAAGGCTAAGCCATTTGTCCTGTTAATGCCGTCTCAAGTGGGTTCTTTTCTTGGTGGAACAGGGAGTGAATGAAGTTGATAGTTAATGGTGCTTTCTGCCTCCAGATGTAGCATTTTCTCTGCTTCTCGGGGGAGTACACGGAGAGGCTCTCACCAAGGAATACTGGGGTAAAGGTGGGGAGAGGCGGAAGACCAGGGCATTGCTGCTGAGAACCTGTGAGGCACAGGGTGATCTGACCACCTCAGAGTCCTTCTTAATCTGAAAAAATGATGCACAAATTTATATCTACAGTTTCTTTCAGCTCTAAGATTCTACGAAAATAAATCAGCTCAATGAAGAGAGAAATTTCAAACACCATTATCAATTGTCACATGACATGAAACAAATATACCGTGTCAATTATAATTTGTAGAGTACTTTCCATGTGTTAGATATTGTTCAAAGCccttaaaatacatttaactcTTTGATATGTAAATAATCCTCCCCATTTTTCATAAGAGAatactaaggcacagagaggttctgGAAAGCTAAGAATTGACCCCAGTGTTCTGGATTCAGAGCCCATACTGCCTTTTGTGAAATATATGTGAATCGTGGTAGAGCCACTCTAATacatcatttaaaattaatacagaaacataaaaaagctgttatttctgtatttcagaaaccactgtatttctttttaaggcaGGGTATATTACCAGGTGAAAGCACAGCCAAGCCACAAATTCAGTGCTAAATCTTttgtctcttcttaaaaaaaaaaagttacattattttttatatcctttcATATACAACTAAATGATGTGATTATTTCTGGCATGTACTCTCAAGATTCAATGTCACTACTTCTGAAGCCTTCAGAATAACCGGTTTTACAGCAGACTACACTTCATTTGGGTCAGGGAATGATTTTGGTCCCAACTAGACAGGATCTCACATTCTCACAAGCAAAGGACAGTGGCTTAATTGTTCCAGTTTTGAGTATCTTGTACCTGAAGTGAAACGAGTGTTAACCTAGATAAGGATTTTGCAGAAGGTTATTAACTGGAAATTAGGGATAATCATGCCTATGGCTTTGCCTTCTTTCCACGAATTTCCTTTCCTCCTTAAGTAAGTACTTCACTTGGGTCATGTGTCTGGCTCATGGTGAgtgcttaataatttttttaatgaaatcattttttgaTGCTTGAAACTTttctaatatgtatttataaatcatttttaagaagtAAGCTTAAACACTTTCTAATTAAAATACTCTGTAGgtcataaggaagaaaagaaagtgttaaaaACCTGTAATACTATTAAAATTCTTATTAGATCCTACAGCTGGAATTTGATATGCCAAAATCTCCTAACAAGGCACACTGTCCACACTACAGACAACTTCAGTATAGTTCgagttttaaaaagaacaagtgGACAGCTCTTTCCTTTATGCCATGTATCAAGCACCACCCATCCACAAACAGGAGAATGGCAGCCGCAGCCTCTGAGAGCCTGGTGGGAGCTTTTCTCCTAGGCTAGAGTGTCCTCATCTACTCTGGGGTCAATTCAAATGTGTTCTCTGCTCCCACTGTTGGTGGAATTGGAAGCCGTTTTGTTTATGCTTTCTTTCAATCctgatttttgtcttctttccctAGCCTTTGTTACTTGGTTCTCTGCTGCACAGATATAGCTATAATTTTGATCAAGGGCCATCATAATCAAATACAGGGTCACCGTGGACAAAGATAAAGGTGACGTCATGGCATCAGCAGGGCTCCAGCTCCTTGCTTTTGTCCTGGCCTTATCTGGAGTCTCTGGAGTGCTCACAGCCACTCTGCTGCCTAATTGGAAGGTGAATGTGGATTCGGGCTCCAACATCATAACAGCCATTGTACAGCTTCAAGGGCTTTGGATGGACTGCACATGGTACAGCACCGGTATGTTCAGCTGTACCCTGAAGTTCTCcattctgtccctccccatctaCGTGCAGGCTGCACGGGCCACCATGGTCCTGGCGTGTGTTCTGTCTGCTTTGGGGATCTGCACTTCTACAGTAGGAATGAAATGCACTCGCttaggaggagacagagaaacaaagagtCATGCTTCTTTTGCTGGAGGAGTCTGTCTCATGTCTGCAGGGATCTCTGGTTTGATACCAACAGTGTGGTACACAAAGGAGATCATAGCAGACTTTCTCGATCTGACAGTTCCAGAAAGCAACAAACATGAACCTGGAGGAGCCGTCTATATTGGATTCATTTCAGCCATACTGCTGTTTGTCTCTGGCATGATTTTCTGCACTTCctgtattgaaaagaatccagAAGCTTGGCTCTATCCACCCAAGCAGCAACATATCCCCGCCACACAACTAGAGGGCAATTCAGCATACAACCTGAAAGATTATGTGTAAATAACTGTGTAATGCATGTGGAATTTTTAGCTGCCTTCTGTGACTTATGTCTtcttattttagggaaaaaatataaatgaggtCATTTAAGATGCCGACAAATTATTGTGTACAATTACATAtctgttttaagattatttttccatTACTATTTTCATGTTTATCTAAGGGTTTATAATTGAGAGAAGTTCTGTTATATTAAAGCAGTTAATTGGtggcttcccccccccctttttaagataAACTGTTGATGTATCTTCCGAATTGTTACTGAAATGGATTTTATAAAAGAACTAAATTGCCAAGTATAAAAAACATCTTTCTCTGGTGTTGATCTAGGGTGTCATCTGCTTTTGTGGTCTGTCTGCAACACCACAGTGACTTTCTCCTCTTTTCAAGCCCCACTGTTTGAATctaagggaaagaagaaatgtcCACCTTTCTTAGATGTTGCCCAAAATAGCCTCCCCAAGTTCCCACCTACTGTGAcctctctgcttcctttttcattttagaaatatctGTGTCCAGGTGTGGAAGCCAACAACAGGATATTCAAAGATTAGGTaggcagaacaaaggaaaaagaaattgctAAATGCTACCataacaaagcaaaaccaaaccaaatgcAAACTGATGCCTCTAGGACTTTAAAACATTAGGTACAAAGTAAGTGAGAATAAACAGCTTGCTTTAGGATGCTCAAGAAGTGCCGTCTTCTGCTGCTAGCAAGAGGATGCTCCAGATTAAGTTCATTGATCCTACAACAATTCAGATCCCTTCACTTCCCTCTCATTTAACCTCTCACGGATTACTATTAGGATGATAAAAGTTACTTTCAAGTTGTCGTTTTTGTTGTCATGTTTGATTCACGTTAACAAAAACACTGCTGTTCTCAAATGAACTGTTTCAATTAGTTACTAGaattatttcaaagtataaagaatgtttttaaaaatataaattatgacaCATAATTCAAATATcttaacaagaaaacaaaacctggATTTTCAAATGTGCAAAGGGGACACTGCACACTGTTGTTTCTAATAATTCATGCAATTTAAACTTAGTCATTGTTCACCATGTACTGGCGAAGGGGGTAAAAAGGACTATTTTCTTTGTGTATTAGTAACTCGGGAAGTGAGAAGAATATCTTTTATATGGgtacatatttttcatttgtgcCTAAGGAAGTAGAGACTAAAATATCTTATACCTACTTTACTTATTCTCTTTTGCAACAATGTCATTAGCTACTAGTAGAATAGctagggatgactgggtggctcagcggttaagcatctgccttaggctcagggggtgattctggagtcctggaatcaagtcccgcatcgggctccctgtgcggagcctgcttctccctctacctgtatctctgcctctctccctctcttatgtctctcacgaataaataaataaaatcttaaaaaaaaatagaatagctaaaatgaagAGGTACTATTTCATATGAGAATTAGGAAAAGactaaacaaatttaaataactgAAGTGTAGATTCCTTTTGGatgatcaaaatattttctaaataaatgtcatactaaaaataactgataaaaataatatttttatgcaaATTAATGGGACAGGATTGCTTTGACACCTATATGGCTCTCTCATTTGGCTTAATGATCCTTGCTTTATATGTAGTTTATGTATCCCACAATCCTATACTAAAAGTTTAGAGTATATATTCTACAAAAATCTATAtgtacttcaaaaaataatttttatttagttctggAATGTTTTCTTAAATAGACACAGGAATGTTCTGAACTCCAGAAAAGCAgccatttcatataaataatggCCTAATTCTATCCAGACTGGACACAGCATTGAGCAAATGGTTTGAGTCCCTCCATCCCTGTAGGATTCCCCCCTGATGCATGCCTCCACCTGGAATCCTCCTACACTTACCCTCTGCCTGCCCAAGCTATGATTCATCTTTCAGGGTTCATGCGGAGTCTCCTTTGTGAACACAATCCTGACTCCTTGAAGAAGTTTGctgtttccatctctttactCTCAGAGAATGCTCTATTATAATAAATTAACGGTTTACATGATTGCATTTCCAAGTAGACTATGAGACAAGTGTCTTTTTTTACCTTTGTATTTTCAGTGACTTGCCAAAAGTGTTTACAAGGATATGCCAGTCCTATTTCAGTCCTTTGAATAAGTATACTGACTGGTTTAAAACTCaggatggggcagcccaggtggctcaacggtttagtgctgccttcagcccaggacctgatcctggagtcctgggatcgagtcccatgtcaggctccctgcatggagcctgcttctccctctgcctgtgtctctgcctctctctctctctctctctctctgtctgtctctcatgaataaataaataaaatctttaaaaaaaaatctcaggatgACTCTGGGCAGCAGGTACTATTCTTAGTacctagggaaactgaggcagagacacgTACATTCCCTAGCTTGCCCAAGTTCTTCAGCTAGTTAAGTGGAGAGATGGGATTTAACCTGAGGGAACCTGGCTCTCAAGTCAGACCAGGTAGGGGACAAGGTTACACAGGGCACAAGGCTATACAGTACATATTACTGAATCTAAGTCTTGGTTTGCtcatgtgaaaatgaaaatgaggataAAACAGCACCTACTCACaggctgtgaggattaaaagagagaaaatgcacaCAGCATGTGGGAGGAGGGTAAGCACACAATGCCCAGTGGTTCCTGGTCTAATCCAGAGGTTTCCAACTGGGGGTAGGTGGAGCCTGCAGAGGACTCATGGCAGCAACTAGAGACATTTCTCGTTGTCACAACTGGGGTAGTGGTACTGAAATATAGTGGGCAGGGGACAGAAATGATgttaaatatcctacaatgcacaggccAGCTCAGACAACAAAAAATTTTCTGGTTGAAAACATCAATAGTGATAAGGTTGAAAAACCCTGGTCTAATTTATctgaatatatttaaacatttttttttttttaaataagaagttaCCAAAACCAACCCAAAGGAAGAAAACACCAGAAAGCCCCAAAATATCAtgcttattttactttacttagGGAgcagatatgtgtgtatatgtatatatacacacataaatatatatatttatgtatatatctgACAGAAAGAATCAGCAAAAAGGTAGACAATGAGCTAAGTCAGGAAAACTGGGTACCCTAAGAGTGGATAGATTTAAGAGAAATGTAAGTGATGTCAGAAAGTGGTAACTAGTGGACTCGTTGTGTGAGTAAACGTGAAGGGAGTGCCCTCAGAAGTCCTCCCAGTGATGCCTGCCCAACATGGACAGGGGAGGAGTTAATCAGTCAGCACATGACATACACATGTGTAGGAGCAGCCTGGGGTATGTAGACAGAACTTCAATTCTAGATTCAATGTTTTCTCATTACATTCCTTTTATTACCATATTTTTAGCTCCATAGCTTCGGCATAAATTAACTTTACTGACTTTTGAGGATTTGTATCCTAGCCTATAATCTTGCAGAATCTGTTGCATATCTCTTCATTATTTCCAATGACTTTTTTATCCACTTAATTgtactttatacatatataaaagtatCACCTCCTTGGATTTATAGTATTTCTTGCTTATTTTATTCTGCAGTAGTTATTAAAACATAACTACATACTACGATAAATTTTAATAGTAAATACCCTGTTTCTATTCAACACTTACTTGATTTTTAAGGAAGACTCTGGTACTTTTCTACTTATAAAATTGGTTTTagtttacacatttatttttattttagactcATCTACTTTCAAAAAGAATTTAGGCTACTTACAATAAAATTCCTGGCATAGTAAGTGCAAAGACAACCATAAGAATGAAAGACTAAAGttacaaagagaaggaagagagaaaaaatgcaattaaataatCCTTGTTGAAGTTACTAAAGGAATTAAATATGAAACTCAAGTCTAGAACTTCCAGGCAGCCAAAGCACAGGTCACACAAAGAATCTGACAGCTCTGTCTATGGGCAGACACCCAAGAGGCTGCTGTAGTGCCTTGCCCAAACTCTCACTGGGCTGTGCATCCATCCCCTAGCTGCTGTGAGTGCAAGGTGCTAATGGCTCACAGATCTGGATTTGCCTCCCTTGGTAGGTTAGGGCACCGCTGCTCCTAGGAGGTGGCCATGAGCCAAGGGCTGCTCCCCTGACTGACTCTGTGGGATAATTTGTGCCCCAGAGCTCCCCTTCTCCCCGCCACCCTTTGATCTGGTGGGACCAGGCTGAAGCTAGTCTCTAGGCAGAAAAATATCCCTGCCTAgcttttccccccttcctttaATCTGTTTCccatactactttttttttttttttttaaagatttatttgacagagagagagaacatgtgtgcacaagcaggggagtggcagggagagggagagggagaagcaggctccctgctgaacagggagtctaatccagggctggatcccaggatcctgaaatcatgacctgagccgaaggcagacacttaactggctgagctacctaggcactcCCTCCTCACCCCAACTACTCTTCTGAGAGTAGTTTCCTAAAAATTCATACCTCAATCTCTGATTCCACAAAACCAGACCTAACA from Canis aureus isolate CA01 chromosome 1, VMU_Caureus_v.1.0, whole genome shotgun sequence encodes the following:
- the CLDN20 gene encoding claudin-20, with translation MASAGLQLLAFVLALSGVSGVLTATLLPNWKVNVDSGSNIITAIVQLQGLWMDCTWYSTGMFSCTLKFSILSLPIYVQAARATMVLACVLSALGICTSTVGMKCTRLGGDRETKSHASFAGGVCLMSAGISGLIPTVWYTKEIIADFLDLTVPESNKHEPGGAVYIGFISAILLFVSGMIFCTSCIEKNPEAWLYPPKQQHIPATQLEGNSAYNLKDYV